A window of the Rhodoluna limnophila genome harbors these coding sequences:
- the frr gene encoding ribosome recycling factor translates to MISEILAAATEKMAKAVDATREDFANVRTGRANPQLFQKVMVDYYGTPTPLGQLGQLANPEARTIVITPYDKGALKAIETALREMPNLDANPQNDGNLIRVTLPDLTEERRRDYVKLVKAKAEDHRVAVRNIRRKGNDDLAALKKDGLAGDDEIARGEKELDAITKTHVDAIDDALKRKEAELLEV, encoded by the coding sequence GTGATTTCAGAGATTTTGGCAGCCGCCACCGAAAAGATGGCTAAGGCCGTTGACGCAACCCGCGAAGACTTCGCGAACGTCCGCACCGGTCGCGCAAACCCTCAGCTATTCCAGAAGGTAATGGTTGACTACTACGGCACCCCAACTCCACTTGGTCAGCTCGGTCAGTTGGCCAACCCGGAGGCTCGCACCATCGTTATCACCCCTTACGACAAGGGCGCGCTGAAGGCTATTGAGACCGCTCTGCGTGAGATGCCAAACCTTGACGCAAACCCACAGAATGACGGAAACCTAATCCGTGTGACTTTGCCAGACCTTACTGAAGAACGCCGTCGCGACTACGTAAAGCTAGTGAAGGCAAAGGCTGAAGACCACCGAGTGGCAGTTCGCAACATTCGCCGCAAGGGCAACGATGATTTGGCTGCGCTGAAGAAGGATGGCCTTGCCGGCGATGATGAAATCGCCCGTGGCGAAAAAGAGCTGGATGCAATCACCAAGACCCACGTGGATGCCATCGACGACGCTCTAAAGCGCAAAGAAGCCGAACTTCTAGAGGTCTAA
- a CDS encoding DivIVA domain-containing protein, whose translation MSFSFPVAGPKELGYVPEQVNAFIDQAREQFNSPDADQVTSDLIRNTHFDLIRGGYLIGPVDSALDRLEDTFASREIQRQIAKSGDYAVADRLARIQEILRGRVERPKNQKFTKVSFLLRGYNRKQVDALCDSVARHLDSETPLDLTAVRRTIFKASRAGYVESQVDAFIDRVVEVLQIEKNR comes from the coding sequence ATGAGTTTTTCTTTTCCAGTCGCCGGGCCCAAAGAACTTGGCTATGTGCCCGAGCAGGTAAACGCTTTTATCGACCAAGCTCGCGAGCAATTCAATAGCCCGGATGCCGATCAAGTCACATCTGATCTAATTCGCAATACTCACTTCGATTTGATTCGCGGTGGCTACCTCATCGGTCCGGTTGATTCTGCCCTAGATCGACTAGAAGATACTTTTGCATCTAGAGAAATTCAGCGCCAGATTGCCAAGTCTGGTGACTATGCCGTTGCAGACCGCTTGGCCCGTATCCAAGAAATTCTTCGCGGCCGGGTTGAACGACCAAAGAATCAGAAATTTACTAAGGTTTCGTTCTTGCTTCGCGGTTACAACCGCAAGCAAGTAGATGCACTTTGCGATTCAGTTGCCCGCCACCTAGATTCAGAGACACCACTCGACCTCACCGCTGTTCGACGCACTATTTTCAAAGCGTCCCGCGCCGGTTATGTCGAAAGTCAGGTTGATGCCTTCATCGATCGAGTGGTCGAGGTGCTGCAGATTGAAAAGAACCGCTAG
- a CDS encoding lytic transglycosylase domain-containing protein, whose amino-acid sequence MGRHEADRPELSHRLGTKIDQALEKTPFKRPRFPRLKKRAFQPLWGFLFSAGFILVTIVDPYSGTMASASTIQIFDIDEAAPEETYGYASTQKISFARGGFNIVTGSDAAALFVETAAVPDPGTAKAYALELLTSMNFGADQYSCLVKLWERESNWRVNALNKSSGAYGIPQSLPGTKMASEGPDWKTNHETQIRWGVKYIKGRYGSPCGALAHSDKIGWY is encoded by the coding sequence ATGGGTAGACACGAGGCTGATAGGCCAGAACTGTCGCACCGATTGGGCACCAAGATTGATCAGGCTCTAGAGAAGACCCCGTTCAAGCGCCCTAGGTTTCCGAGGCTCAAGAAGCGGGCTTTTCAGCCGCTGTGGGGGTTCCTCTTCTCAGCAGGCTTCATCCTGGTCACCATCGTTGACCCTTATTCAGGCACCATGGCCAGTGCCAGCACGATTCAAATTTTTGACATCGATGAAGCTGCTCCTGAAGAGACTTACGGTTACGCAAGCACCCAAAAGATTTCGTTTGCCCGCGGTGGTTTCAATATCGTCACCGGCAGCGATGCAGCTGCGCTATTCGTAGAAACGGCTGCGGTTCCGGACCCAGGTACGGCCAAGGCTTATGCTCTCGAGCTGTTAACATCGATGAACTTTGGCGCGGACCAGTACTCCTGCCTCGTCAAACTTTGGGAGCGCGAGTCAAACTGGCGTGTGAACGCCCTAAACAAATCTTCGGGCGCCTACGGTATTCCTCAGTCCCTACCGGGCACCAAGATGGCATCTGAGGGCCCTGACTGGAAAACCAACCACGAGACTCAAATTCGATGGGGCGTGAAGTACATCAAGGGTCGTTATGGTTCTCCGTGTGGAGCTCTGGCTCACTCTGACAAAATTGGTTGGTACTAG
- a CDS encoding tetratricopeptide repeat protein translates to MRKPEANQAAGAQSQTGVQEPIRVPDLVALGNANNLKGFVTISANVPVVIEFFSAGNPQSDALAVSLEKAVRSLGGRTLLVRIDAQASPEVVQAFAVQAMPSVVALIKGQPVPLFEGDQPLDHVNAYLNRLLQVAQENGVAGALIVSDEFSGPAEPTLPPKHLEAIEAIEAGNYQGAVAIYQGILLDSPADALAVAGLAQAKLLERTRGVDFDAVLGSAPQDQAEALLKADVLVVIGHAGQGYQTVLTRFAVADKDEREVLRKHLLELFSISQPDAPELAQARRALAALLY, encoded by the coding sequence TTGAGAAAACCTGAGGCCAACCAAGCTGCCGGCGCGCAGAGCCAAACGGGTGTTCAGGAACCAATCCGCGTCCCTGACCTAGTCGCCCTCGGAAACGCCAATAACCTCAAGGGTTTCGTTACGATTTCAGCCAACGTTCCGGTTGTCATCGAATTCTTTTCCGCCGGTAACCCCCAGAGTGATGCCCTAGCTGTTTCACTCGAGAAGGCCGTTCGCTCCCTCGGTGGCCGAACGCTTTTGGTGCGCATCGACGCCCAGGCTTCGCCAGAGGTTGTTCAGGCTTTTGCTGTCCAGGCCATGCCAAGCGTCGTAGCCCTGATCAAGGGTCAGCCAGTTCCGCTGTTCGAGGGTGATCAGCCGCTGGATCACGTTAACGCCTATCTGAACCGCCTGTTGCAGGTTGCGCAAGAAAACGGCGTGGCTGGGGCCTTGATCGTCTCAGATGAATTCAGTGGCCCAGCAGAGCCAACTCTGCCTCCAAAGCATCTAGAGGCCATCGAGGCTATTGAGGCTGGCAACTATCAGGGCGCCGTGGCTATTTATCAGGGAATTTTGTTGGATAGCCCAGCAGATGCACTTGCCGTAGCTGGCTTGGCCCAGGCAAAATTGCTTGAGCGGACCAGGGGAGTGGACTTTGACGCCGTACTTGGGTCCGCGCCACAGGACCAGGCAGAGGCACTGCTAAAGGCCGACGTTCTAGTAGTCATCGGTCATGCCGGTCAGGGGTACCAAACTGTTCTCACCCGGTTTGCTGTTGCCGACAAAGATGAGCGCGAGGTTTTGAGAAAACATTTGCTCGAGCTCTTCTCGATTTCACAGCCGGACGCTCCAGAACTAGCTCAGGCTCGTCGAGCCTTGGCCGCGTTGCTCTACTAA
- a CDS encoding HNH endonuclease family protein yields MKRTARALLAGLVGGTLIASGFVAAGSAAPAAALNPLAKTALQELSVKGRAAKTGYSREKFSDGWGDIGSCDLRNYILKRDLSSEVMRRGYSCIVETGILRDPYTAKTINFVRGQSTSIKVQIDHVVAVSDAWQKGAQKLTYARRYAFYNDPLNLLAVDGPTNSQKGDSDAASWLPPNKSYRCAYVARQIAVKRKYALWVTSAEKTAMVSVLSKCPTQRLPG; encoded by the coding sequence TTGAAAAGAACCGCTAGAGCCCTACTTGCCGGTTTAGTTGGTGGCACTCTGATCGCATCGGGGTTTGTGGCGGCCGGCTCAGCAGCACCAGCGGCGGCTCTGAACCCTTTGGCTAAAACTGCACTGCAAGAGCTAAGCGTCAAGGGGCGTGCCGCCAAGACTGGCTACTCTCGCGAGAAATTCTCGGATGGCTGGGGTGACATCGGCAGCTGCGATCTCAGAAATTACATTCTCAAGCGTGATCTGAGCAGTGAAGTTATGCGTAGAGGTTACAGCTGCATCGTCGAAACCGGCATTCTTCGTGACCCTTACACAGCCAAGACGATAAATTTTGTGCGAGGTCAATCGACCTCAATCAAAGTTCAAATCGACCACGTGGTGGCCGTCAGTGATGCCTGGCAAAAGGGCGCTCAGAAGCTTACTTACGCACGCAGGTATGCCTTTTATAACGACCCGCTAAATTTGCTGGCGGTGGATGGGCCAACCAATAGCCAGAAGGGTGATTCCGATGCCGCAAGTTGGCTGCCGCCCAATAAGAGTTATCGTTGCGCCTACGTTGCCAGGCAGATCGCAGTTAAGCGCAAATACGCACTTTGGGTAACCTCGGCAGAGAAAACTGCCATGGTATCTGTGCTGTCGAAGTGCCCAACACAGCGTTTACCTGGTTAA
- the tsf gene encoding translation elongation factor Ts gives MANYTAADVKALREKSGAGMMDCKGALDEADGNIDKAMEVLRLKGLKGVTKREGRTTSNGLIVARVEGGTGYLIELACETDFVAKAPKFVELADRVADAVVAAGAETLEAALAADLNGQSVLDAINDEAAIMGEKVELRKVVSIKDAAVDAYLHRTSKDLPPQVGVLVAYSGSDATTAHDVAVHIAAFSPSVLTRDDVDAEVVATERRIAEETARNEGKPEAALSKIVEGRVTGFFKENVLLEQDFAKDTKQTVAKVLENAGVTVSAFVRLRVGA, from the coding sequence ATGGCTAACTACACCGCCGCAGATGTAAAGGCGCTTCGCGAGAAGTCAGGCGCCGGCATGATGGACTGCAAGGGCGCCCTTGACGAAGCCGATGGCAACATCGACAAGGCAATGGAAGTCCTACGTCTAAAGGGCCTAAAGGGCGTTACCAAGCGCGAAGGTCGCACCACCAGCAACGGCTTGATCGTTGCTCGTGTTGAGGGTGGCACCGGCTACCTAATCGAGCTTGCTTGCGAGACTGACTTTGTTGCTAAGGCTCCAAAGTTCGTTGAGCTTGCTGACCGCGTTGCAGACGCTGTTGTTGCCGCTGGCGCCGAGACCCTTGAGGCTGCACTTGCTGCAGACCTAAACGGTCAGTCAGTTCTAGACGCAATCAACGACGAAGCCGCGATCATGGGCGAGAAGGTTGAGCTTCGCAAGGTAGTTTCAATCAAGGATGCCGCTGTTGACGCTTACCTACACCGCACCAGCAAGGACCTTCCTCCACAGGTTGGCGTGCTTGTTGCCTACAGCGGTTCAGACGCAACCACCGCACACGACGTTGCGGTGCACATCGCAGCATTCTCACCGAGCGTGCTAACCCGCGATGACGTTGACGCTGAAGTTGTAGCAACCGAGCGCCGCATTGCTGAAGAGACCGCACGTAACGAAGGCAAGCCTGAGGCTGCGCTTTCAAAGATCGTTGAAGGCCGCGTAACCGGCTTCTTCAAGGAGAACGTGCTTCTTGAGCAGGACTTCGCAAAGGACACCAAGCAGACTGTTGCTAAGGTTCTTGAGAACGCTGGAGTAACCGTTTCTGCATTCGTTCGCCTACGCGTCGGTGCATAA
- a CDS encoding phosphatidate cytidylyltransferase: MTTQQPTSGGRSLSKSVAVGLVLGAAFLLSVLIYKELFMVFAAMAAGFGAWELSTALRLKGWYVPRVPSVVGSVLIMPAAFYGGAQLQWLVALAIVAALILWRTVHLLWERREKPIQAIQHTLRDYAAAAFVVIYLPLMTSFTMLLLRRPDGASWVIAFVVTVALIDTAGYLFGRKFGKHKLAPGVSPKKTWEGLLASITAGSVSAVLFSIFALGLPWWLGVVFAAALLLAAVFGDLAESLIKRDLGVKDMSSILPGHGGVMDRLDSILPSALITYLFMQLVTAL; this comes from the coding sequence TTGACTACTCAGCAGCCAACTTCAGGTGGGCGCAGCCTATCTAAGTCGGTTGCGGTCGGATTAGTGCTGGGCGCTGCATTTTTGCTCTCGGTACTCATCTACAAAGAGCTCTTCATGGTGTTTGCAGCTATGGCTGCCGGTTTCGGTGCCTGGGAGCTATCTACCGCACTGAGGCTCAAAGGTTGGTACGTTCCTCGAGTTCCTTCGGTTGTCGGCTCAGTCCTAATCATGCCGGCTGCCTTTTATGGGGGAGCACAACTGCAGTGGCTTGTGGCCTTGGCCATTGTTGCCGCATTGATTCTGTGGCGAACAGTGCACTTGCTTTGGGAACGGCGTGAAAAACCGATCCAAGCCATTCAGCACACCCTTCGCGATTACGCAGCTGCGGCATTTGTGGTCATTTACCTGCCACTAATGACCAGTTTCACAATGCTTCTGCTGCGCCGCCCCGATGGTGCCAGCTGGGTCATAGCCTTTGTGGTTACGGTTGCGCTGATCGATACGGCCGGATACCTGTTTGGTCGCAAATTTGGCAAACACAAACTTGCCCCAGGGGTAAGCCCAAAGAAAACCTGGGAAGGCCTGCTCGCTTCAATTACAGCCGGATCAGTATCAGCAGTCCTGTTCAGTATTTTTGCACTCGGCCTACCGTGGTGGCTTGGTGTCGTATTTGCTGCGGCCCTGCTTCTCGCGGCAGTCTTCGGCGATCTAGCCGAGTCGCTAATCAAACGCGACCTAGGCGTCAAAGACATGTCGTCAATTCTCCCGGGGCATGGCGGCGTCATGGACCGTTTGGATTCAATCCTGCCTTCTGCCCTAATTACCTACCTCTTCATGCAGCTGGTAACTGCCCTCTAG
- a CDS encoding alpha/beta hydrolase: protein MNYPIEIRSGVELPSVREEITLRTTDGLTLVGELSLPAGRAPKATLVTLHPLPTHGGFMDSHILKKAANRLPELADIAVLRFNTRGTASPRGTSEGAFGEGVTEQHDVAAAVAFAKERGLPNIWLVGWSFGTELALKYGIFHEVVGAILLSPPLHRATDVEVARWGGSEKQLVILVPEFDDYLQPAEAAERFASVAHAELIGVDGAKHLWVGENATKRVLNEIVRAVQPERYPLPESWQPEVL, encoded by the coding sequence ATGAATTATCCGATCGAGATTCGCTCTGGTGTCGAACTGCCTTCAGTTCGTGAAGAAATTACCCTCCGAACTACAGACGGGTTGACACTGGTCGGAGAACTGTCGCTTCCGGCTGGTCGGGCGCCAAAAGCCACCCTGGTTACTCTCCACCCGCTGCCAACCCACGGTGGCTTCATGGATAGCCACATTCTCAAGAAAGCTGCCAATCGCCTCCCAGAATTGGCCGACATCGCTGTTTTGCGATTCAATACCCGTGGCACTGCTTCGCCTCGCGGAACCAGCGAGGGCGCGTTTGGTGAGGGCGTAACTGAGCAGCACGATGTTGCGGCAGCGGTGGCCTTTGCAAAGGAGCGCGGTTTGCCAAACATTTGGCTGGTCGGCTGGTCTTTTGGTACCGAATTAGCCTTGAAATATGGCATATTTCACGAAGTTGTTGGCGCCATTTTGCTTTCTCCTCCGCTGCACCGAGCCACCGATGTTGAGGTTGCGCGCTGGGGCGGCAGCGAAAAACAATTGGTGATTTTGGTACCTGAGTTTGACGACTACCTGCAGCCAGCAGAGGCGGCTGAGCGCTTTGCGAGCGTTGCCCACGCCGAGCTAATCGGTGTTGACGGAGCAAAGCACCTTTGGGTCGGAGAGAACGCTACCAAGCGAGTCTTAAACGAGATTGTTCGCGCAGTACAACCGGAACGTTACCCGCTGCCTGAATCCTGGCAGCCCGAGGTTCTTTAG
- the pyrH gene encoding UMP kinase, which translates to MPNKKRRVLLKLSGEAFGGGTLGVNPDIVAEMAREIAEGAKHAEIAIVVGGGNFFRGAELSQRGMERSRADYMGMLGTVMNALALQDFLEQAGVSTRVQSAINMAQVTEAYIPLRAIRHLEKGRVVIFGAGAGLPYFSTDTVAAQRALEIKADEVLVAKNGVDGVYSADPKKDPTAVRLDEITYQDALVKGLKVVDATAFSLCMDNKMPMRVFGMQPAGNVTDAILGKKIGTFVTA; encoded by the coding sequence GTGCCAAACAAAAAACGCCGTGTACTGCTAAAGCTTTCGGGTGAGGCGTTCGGTGGCGGCACCCTTGGTGTGAACCCTGACATTGTGGCCGAGATGGCGCGTGAAATCGCAGAGGGCGCCAAGCACGCTGAAATCGCAATCGTGGTTGGTGGTGGCAATTTCTTCCGCGGAGCCGAGCTATCACAGCGAGGCATGGAGAGATCACGCGCTGACTACATGGGAATGCTTGGAACGGTTATGAACGCACTGGCGCTTCAGGACTTCTTGGAGCAAGCCGGCGTTAGCACCCGCGTACAGTCTGCAATCAACATGGCACAGGTAACTGAGGCCTACATCCCGCTTCGTGCAATTCGTCACCTAGAAAAAGGCCGAGTTGTAATCTTCGGTGCTGGCGCAGGCTTGCCATACTTCTCTACCGACACAGTGGCCGCGCAGCGTGCCCTAGAAATCAAGGCCGATGAGGTTTTGGTTGCTAAGAACGGCGTGGACGGCGTCTACTCGGCGGATCCAAAGAAAGACCCAACCGCGGTGCGCCTCGATGAGATCACCTACCAGGATGCCTTGGTAAAGGGCCTAAAGGTGGTCGACGCGACTGCGTTCAGCCTATGCATGGACAACAAGATGCCGATGCGCGTATTTGGAATGCAGCCGGCCGGCAACGTAACCGATGCAATTCTCGGCAAGAAAATTGGAACTTTCGTAACCGCCTAA
- a CDS encoding M23 family metallopeptidase, with product MIYWAREAKPQSGNMRWVTFALSLLLSCVIPFGIARGQGREWTLPFEESDTGTNTVTGKGLQLVNQYRQPNSEYSAGHRGVDYRVSLNQTVLAPADGQVRFVGVVVDRPLLTLSHPGGEITEFEPLCTDLKVGDLVRRQDPIGWVCDAKPSYRQHCQAVRCLHFSLRKNDWYLSPLALIGGLNPSRLLPTID from the coding sequence GTGATTTATTGGGCAAGAGAGGCAAAGCCTCAAAGTGGAAACATGAGATGGGTCACCTTCGCACTTTCCCTGCTGCTTAGCTGCGTAATTCCCTTTGGCATAGCACGAGGTCAAGGCCGGGAATGGACCTTGCCATTCGAGGAAAGCGACACAGGAACCAATACCGTTACTGGCAAAGGATTGCAATTGGTCAATCAGTATCGCCAACCAAATAGCGAATACTCCGCTGGCCATCGAGGGGTGGACTACCGGGTCTCGTTAAACCAGACCGTATTAGCACCGGCGGATGGACAAGTTAGATTTGTCGGCGTGGTCGTTGACCGCCCACTTTTGACTCTCAGCCATCCCGGCGGAGAAATTACCGAGTTTGAACCGCTCTGCACCGACCTAAAAGTCGGTGATTTAGTGAGAAGGCAAGATCCAATCGGATGGGTGTGCGATGCCAAACCTTCTTATCGGCAACACTGTCAAGCCGTTCGATGCCTGCATTTCTCTCTGCGAAAAAACGATTGGTATCTGTCGCCACTGGCTTTGATTGGCGGCCTGAATCCCAGCCGATTGCTACCGACCATTGACTGA
- a CDS encoding AI-2E family transporter — MQQHIKISNAFQIGLLGGLGVLTALIIGGAITTIANIIAYVAAAIFIALGFEPLVNKLMSWGLKRRYAILAVALTILALLAALFSLVLPTLATETAHFIETAPGVLASVSDLPFITAIDERLGGAISDALNSTGAYLGDSANWPTMLGGVVQVGISIFNGAFGAIIIIILSLYFMASMNTFKRWVYSLVAASKRERFVDLSEQISTSVGRYVMGQASIAAIAGVTSFIFMSIAGVPFALVLAMIAFLLGLVPLVGTISAAVLVTLVALSVSPTVALISGIYYIIYMQVEAYIISPKIMSRAVSVPGAVVVVAALAGGALMGVLGALVSIPVAASIMLILRQVYTPYQEAR; from the coding sequence ATGCAGCAGCACATCAAGATTTCTAATGCCTTCCAGATTGGCCTATTGGGTGGCCTTGGTGTTCTAACTGCCCTGATCATCGGTGGAGCCATCACCACCATTGCCAACATCATCGCTTACGTGGCCGCCGCGATCTTTATTGCCCTCGGTTTTGAACCACTGGTAAACAAGTTGATGAGCTGGGGACTAAAACGTCGTTATGCGATTCTGGCCGTGGCACTCACAATTCTTGCCCTGTTAGCCGCCTTGTTCAGCCTGGTCTTGCCAACGCTCGCCACCGAGACTGCGCATTTTATTGAGACCGCTCCGGGAGTTTTGGCTAGTGTCAGCGATCTGCCTTTCATCACAGCGATTGATGAGCGTCTGGGCGGCGCGATTAGCGATGCCCTCAACTCAACCGGAGCCTATCTGGGTGACTCAGCAAACTGGCCGACCATGCTCGGTGGCGTGGTTCAGGTTGGCATTTCAATTTTCAATGGTGCTTTCGGGGCCATCATCATCATTATTTTGAGCCTGTACTTTATGGCATCGATGAACACCTTCAAGCGCTGGGTTTACTCACTTGTGGCAGCTAGCAAGCGCGAACGTTTTGTTGACTTGTCAGAGCAAATCTCGACCTCGGTAGGCCGCTATGTAATGGGTCAGGCCAGCATCGCAGCAATTGCCGGTGTGACCAGCTTCATCTTTATGAGCATCGCCGGTGTTCCATTCGCACTGGTCCTTGCGATGATCGCATTCCTGCTTGGTCTGGTCCCGCTAGTCGGAACCATCAGCGCCGCCGTTCTGGTGACGCTGGTAGCACTCAGTGTCTCGCCGACCGTGGCTCTAATTTCGGGTATTTACTACATCATCTACATGCAGGTTGAGGCCTACATCATCAGCCCAAAAATCATGAGCCGCGCAGTTTCTGTACCGGGTGCTGTTGTTGTGGTTGCCGCACTTGCCGGCGGTGCACTGATGGGTGTGCTTGGTGCTCTGGTTTCGATCCCGGTGGCGGCCTCAATCATGCTGATTCTGCGCCAGGTTTACACCCCGTATCAAGAAGCGCGCTAA
- the rpsB gene encoding 30S ribosomal protein S2, whose protein sequence is MAVVTIRQLLDSGVHFGHQTRRWNPKMRRFILTDRSGIYIIDLQQSLAFIDKAYDFVKETVAHGGSILFVGTKKQAQEAIAEQALRVGQPYINQRWLGGLLTNFQTIQKRLSRLKELEVMDFSGKTKTGLTKKELLILRREKDKLEKALGGIRNITKTPSAIWVVDTNKEHLAITEAKKLGIPVIGILDTNCDPDEVTIGIPGNDDAIRSVQLLTRVIADAVAEGLIARHAKPEAAAEPLAEWERELLEQGAAEAAAKTEEAPAVAAEAVEAPAAEAVAVEEAK, encoded by the coding sequence ATGGCAGTAGTAACAATTCGCCAGCTGCTCGACAGCGGCGTTCACTTCGGGCACCAGACCCGTCGTTGGAACCCAAAGATGCGTCGTTTCATTCTGACCGACCGTTCAGGCATCTACATCATCGACCTTCAGCAGTCACTTGCTTTCATTGACAAGGCATACGACTTCGTCAAGGAGACCGTTGCTCACGGCGGAAGCATCCTGTTTGTTGGTACCAAGAAGCAGGCACAGGAAGCAATTGCTGAGCAGGCTCTTCGCGTTGGCCAGCCATACATCAACCAGCGTTGGTTGGGTGGTCTTTTGACCAACTTCCAGACCATCCAGAAGCGTCTTTCACGCCTAAAGGAACTTGAGGTTATGGACTTCTCAGGTAAGACCAAGACTGGTCTAACCAAGAAGGAACTCCTTATCCTTCGCCGCGAGAAGGACAAGCTAGAGAAGGCTCTAGGCGGTATCCGCAACATCACCAAGACTCCATCTGCGATCTGGGTTGTAGACACCAACAAAGAGCACCTAGCAATCACCGAGGCCAAGAAGCTGGGTATCCCAGTAATCGGTATCTTGGACACCAACTGTGACCCAGACGAGGTAACCATTGGTATTCCAGGAAACGACGACGCAATCCGTTCAGTTCAGCTGCTAACCCGCGTTATCGCAGATGCAGTTGCTGAGGGTCTAATCGCTCGTCACGCAAAGCCAGAAGCAGCAGCAGAGCCACTAGCTGAGTGGGAGCGCGAGCTTCTAGAGCAGGGCGCTGCCGAGGCTGCTGCCAAGACCGAAGAAGCTCCTGCTGTTGCAGCAGAGGCTGTAGAGGCACCAGCTGCTGAGGCTGTTGCAGTAGAGGAAGCAAAGTAA
- a CDS encoding tyrosine-type recombinase/integrase: protein MIFEHLRPLAVIDNPQGLRDLLVIELLYATGARVSELVGLNLEDVDYDRRLLRVTGKGSKQRMVPYGLPAAEALDLWIRAGRGQLANESSATALLLNSRGRRLGVRQVYALVAKLLEGTPTGSAGPHSLRHSAATHLLDGGADLRAVQEFLGHSSLGTTQIYTHVSVERLKDSYKNAHPRA, encoded by the coding sequence ATGATTTTTGAACACCTGAGGCCGCTGGCGGTAATCGATAACCCTCAGGGGTTGAGGGACCTACTAGTTATCGAACTCCTTTATGCCACTGGTGCTCGCGTAAGCGAGTTGGTTGGTTTGAACCTGGAGGATGTTGACTACGACCGAAGGCTTCTAAGAGTGACCGGTAAGGGGTCAAAGCAGCGAATGGTTCCCTACGGTCTCCCGGCAGCGGAAGCACTTGACCTCTGGATTCGCGCCGGTCGAGGACAGTTGGCAAATGAGTCCAGCGCCACAGCGCTGCTCCTAAATTCAAGAGGCCGCCGGCTTGGAGTCAGACAGGTTTACGCCCTGGTGGCAAAACTACTAGAAGGCACTCCAACCGGATCTGCGGGCCCACATTCATTGAGGCACAGTGCAGCAACTCACCTTCTTGATGGGGGAGCTGACCTTCGGGCGGTGCAAGAATTCCTCGGACACTCAAGCCTTGGAACCACGCAGATTTATACCCATGTATCTGTAGAACGACTCAAAGATAGCTACAAAAACGCCCACCCTCGGGCCTGA